Proteins from a single region of Candidatus Scalindua japonica:
- a CDS encoding CheR family methyltransferase, translating into MLVFATQSLIKDPPFSKLDLVPCRNVSIYMDTVMQKKILPIFHYTLNKGAEVMYGYCKSEALKRNISK; encoded by the coding sequence ATGTTGGTATTTGCCACCCAAAGCCTGATAAAAGATCCTCCCTTTTCGAAGCTGGATCTGGTACCATGCAGGAACGTTTCGATCTATATGGACACGGTGATGCAGAAAAAGATACTGCCGATATTTCACTATACACTGAATAAGGGTGCTGAGGTGATGTACGGTTACTGTAAAAGCGAGGCGTTGAAAAGGAACATATCAAAATAG